AACCCCTACCGGCTGGCGAGGGACATCCGGGGGATCGGGTTCCGGACGGCCGACCAGATCGCCGAGAAGCTCGGAATCGGGAGGACGGCGATGATCCGGGTCCGCGCCGGCATCTCCTTCGCGCTGACCGAGGCCATGGGGGACGGGCATTGCGGTCTGCCCAGGGCGGATCTGATCGGTCTGGCGGAAAAGCTCCTCGAGGTCTCGGCCGCGCTGATCGAGGAGGCCCTGGCCGAGGAGCTGGTCGAGCGGACCGTGACGGCCGATCGCGTGGGGGAGACCGACTGCATCTTCCTGACGGGGCTGCACGCCGCCGAGCGGGGGATCGCCGAGCAGATCGGGAGGATCGCCTCGGGACCGCCGCCCTGGCCGGAGATCGACGCCGACAGGGCGTTGCCCTGGATCGAGCAGAGGACCGGGCTCACGCTGGCTGAGGGCCAGGCCGACGCGATCCGGCTGGCGATCCGGTCCAAGATCATGGTGATCACCGGCGGGCCGGGCGTCGGCAAGACGACCATCGTCAACTCGATCCTGCGCATCCTCGCGGCAAAGAGGGTGAAGCTCCTGCTCTGCGCCCCCACGGGACGGGCCGCGAAGCGGATGACCGAGGCGACGACGATGGAGGCCAGGACCATCCACCGGCTGCTTGAGTTCGACCCCAAGTCCTTCGGGTTCAAGCGCGACCGTGAGACCCCGCTCGACTGCGATCTTCTCGTCGTGGACGAAAGCTCGATGATCGACGTGACGTTGGCCCTGTCGCTCCTGAGGGCCGTCCCGGACGGCGCCGCCCTGCTCATCGTGGGCGACATCGATCAGCTCCCCTCCGTAGGTCCGGGCCAGCTCCCCTCCGTAGGTCCGGGCCAGGTCCTCGCCGACATCATCGGCTCGGGCGCTGTTCCCGTGGTCCGGCTGACCGAGGTCTTCCGACAGGCAGCCCGGAGCAGGATCATCACCACGGCGCACGCCATCAACGCCGGGCGGATGCCGGACCTTACGCCCCCGGACGAGGAGGCCGATTTCTACTTCGTGCCCGCGGCGGACCCCGAGCAGGCCGTCGAGCGTATCGTCGAGCTGGTCTCGAGGCGTATCCCGCGCCGGTTCGGGTTCGACCCGATCCGGGACATCCAGGTTCTCTGCCCGATGAACAGGGGCGGCGTCGGCGCGCGGTCCCTGAACGTGGAACTCCAGGCCGCCCTGAACCCGGCGGGCGAAAAGAAGGTCGAGCGGTTCGGCTGGACCTTCGCCCCGGGCGACAAGGTCATGCAGATCGAGAACGACTACGACAAGGAGGTCTACAACGGCGACATCGGGATGATCGAGGATATCGATCTCGACGAGGGCGAGCTTGCGGTCAATTTCGACGGGCGGACGGTCAGCTTTCTCTTCGGCGAGCTCGACACCTTGGTCCCGGCCTACGCCGCCACG
This DNA window, taken from bacterium, encodes the following:
- a CDS encoding AAA family ATPase, with the protein product NPYRLARDIRGIGFRTADQIAEKLGIGRTAMIRVRAGISFALTEAMGDGHCGLPRADLIGLAEKLLEVSAALIEEALAEELVERTVTADRVGETDCIFLTGLHAAERGIAEQIGRIASGPPPWPEIDADRALPWIEQRTGLTLAEGQADAIRLAIRSKIMVITGGPGVGKTTIVNSILRILAAKRVKLLLCAPTGRAAKRMTEATTMEARTIHRLLEFDPKSFGFKRDRETPLDCDLLVVDESSMIDVTLALSLLRAVPDGAALLIVGDIDQLPSVGPGQLPSVGPGQVLADIIGSGAVPVVRLTEVFRQAARSRIITTAHAINAGRMPDLTPPDEEADFYFVPAADPEQAVERIVELVSRRIPRRFGFDPIRDIQVLCPMNRGGVGARSLNVELQAALNPAGEKKVERFGWTFAPGDKVMQIENDYDKEVYNGDIGMIEDIDLDEGELAVNFDGRTVSFLFGELDTLVPAYAATIHKSQGSEYPAVVIPVLTQHYAMLQRNLIYTGVTRGKKLVVLVGQKRAVAIAVRNVSGRRRWSKLDEWLNDERLVQIRKMDFRNPEDTRGNPDELC